One genomic region from Granulicatella adiacens ATCC 49175 encodes:
- a CDS encoding Dps family protein, with the protein MSKEQTKQVLNQLVADLSQQSVIVHQAHWYMRGATFITMHPLMDQHMEMLDAQLDEVSERLITLGGAPYSTLREFTENTKIADAKGNYSDSMEDRIRHLLVGYRYLIDLYQKGIEVAGEEGDDVTQDIFTGAKGALEKLVWMLTATINEAPGL; encoded by the coding sequence ATGTCAAAAGAACAAACAAAACAAGTATTAAATCAATTAGTGGCTGATTTAAGCCAACAATCAGTAATCGTACACCAAGCTCACTGGTACATGCGCGGAGCTACTTTCATCACAATGCATCCATTAATGGATCAACATATGGAAATGTTAGATGCTCAATTAGATGAAGTATCAGAACGTTTAATCACATTAGGTGGAGCACCTTATTCAACATTACGTGAATTTACTGAAAACACTAAGATTGCCGATGCTAAAGGAAACTACAGCGACAGCATGGAAGACCGTATCCGTCATTTATTAGTAGGATACCGTTACTTAATCGACCTTTACCAAAAAGGTATTGAAGTAGCTGGCGAAGAAGGCGACGATGTTACACAAGATATCTTCACTGGTGCAAAAGGTGCATTAGAAAAATTAGTTTGGATGCTTACAGCAACAATCAACGAAGCACCAGGTTTATAA
- a CDS encoding amidase family protein, with the protein MEKIQKYAYKTMLAMKNPLKSVDRVYPLAFDEISNHDGYYFGVKISLYLTNEMEEKLNQCSYYLHTRDQSSLGGRAIDINLKNPITGLPMTGSSSGTAINVFLGINDIGMGTDGGGSVLAPAVSLNLFSVIDPLLFYEERKKENEKVSTDGISFMPSIGLISRNLKLLRELYLKLRVLEDSNQRVKILVDDKNICDLFNDEEVDLDTFEGKYTDERLELIETTKRRLEKYDIIVSKEGPVDLNGFGDTVFGHFDDKTKKIQIDANKGFLRIANMTNCFALTVPSGELSTAYVILCNAHNEVAIKKSFTIAENLYTENDELSERYFLNYKNYFINGYSN; encoded by the coding sequence ATGGAAAAAATACAAAAATACGCTTATAAAACAATGCTTGCGATGAAGAATCCGTTAAAATCAGTAGATAGGGTATATCCCTTGGCTTTTGATGAGATTTCTAATCATGATGGGTATTATTTTGGAGTAAAAATTAGTCTATATCTAACGAATGAGATGGAAGAAAAATTGAATCAATGTTCGTACTATCTGCATACTCGAGATCAATCTAGTTTAGGTGGTCGTGCAATTGATATTAATCTAAAAAATCCAATAACCGGTTTACCTATGACAGGGTCTTCAAGTGGAACAGCAATCAATGTCTTCTTAGGGATAAATGATATAGGAATGGGCACAGACGGTGGAGGTTCAGTTCTAGCTCCAGCTGTTTCTCTAAATTTATTTTCTGTGATTGATCCATTATTGTTTTACGAAGAACGAAAAAAAGAAAATGAGAAAGTATCAACCGATGGGATTTCGTTTATGCCATCTATAGGTTTAATCTCCAGAAATCTAAAATTACTTCGAGAATTATACTTAAAATTAAGAGTTTTAGAAGATTCTAATCAAAGAGTAAAGATACTAGTAGACGACAAAAATATCTGTGACTTGTTTAATGATGAAGAAGTAGACTTAGATACATTCGAAGGGAAGTATACTGATGAACGTTTAGAGCTGATAGAAACCACAAAAAGACGGTTAGAAAAATATGATATTATTGTTAGTAAAGAAGGTCCCGTAGATTTAAATGGGTTTGGAGATACTGTTTTTGGACATTTTGATGATAAAACTAAAAAAATTCAGATTGATGCCAATAAAGGATTCCTTCGAATAGCCAATATGACAAACTGTTTTGCTTTAACTGTTCCCAGTGGAGAATTGTCTACAGCCTATGTGATTTTATGTAATGCTCATAATGAAGTAGCGATAAAAAAATCTTTTACCATTGCAGAAAATTTATACACAGAGAATGATGAACTGTCAGAGAGATACTTTTTGAATTATAAGAATTACTTTATAAATGGGTATAGTAACTAG
- a CDS encoding phosphopentomutase, with amino-acid sequence MGRFVLIVLDSFGVGAMDDCVEVRPRDVGSNTAKHIIQSKPDIKIPTLEKLGLMNAIGEEVGEHKFSDTANYGIANLTHYGADSFLGHQEIMGTTPKVPLIQPFNEKIDEVENNLLKYGYKVRRVGDPGLQILVVNEVATVGDNLETDYGQVYNVSACLDLISFEELSKIGHVVREVVQVSRVITFGGEQITLDNLLRARKVKNDKIAGVDAPESGVYNHGYQVVHLGYGIDKNVQIPTILDKKGITVSFLGKIADIIQTTSTRLFPGVDSEYLFDCLMGEVKSIENGFIALNIQETDLAGHAEDVERYADRLEVSDKRIAELLPQLNVGDILIVMADHGNDPTIGHSNHTRERVPLLIYSPGITGKYVGERDTMADVAATVGEYFNVDSPQHGHSFLNRIFEK; translated from the coding sequence ATGGGAAGATTTGTTCTCATTGTTTTAGATAGTTTTGGTGTAGGAGCAATGGATGATTGTGTAGAGGTAAGACCTAGAGATGTTGGAAGTAATACAGCAAAACATATCATTCAATCAAAACCTGATATAAAAATTCCTACGTTAGAAAAATTAGGACTTATGAACGCTATTGGTGAGGAAGTCGGAGAACATAAATTTTCGGATACGGCTAATTATGGGATAGCCAATTTAACTCATTATGGAGCAGATTCTTTTTTAGGACATCAAGAAATAATGGGGACTACTCCGAAAGTTCCGTTGATTCAACCGTTTAATGAAAAAATAGATGAAGTTGAAAATAATCTATTAAAATATGGTTATAAAGTTAGACGCGTTGGAGATCCGGGATTACAAATTCTTGTTGTGAACGAAGTAGCAACAGTAGGTGATAATTTAGAAACAGATTATGGACAAGTTTATAATGTTTCAGCTTGCTTAGATTTAATTAGCTTTGAAGAGTTAAGTAAGATTGGGCATGTTGTTAGAGAGGTTGTTCAAGTATCAAGGGTTATCACTTTTGGAGGAGAACAAATTACGCTGGATAACCTTTTACGAGCTAGAAAAGTGAAGAATGACAAGATAGCAGGGGTAGATGCTCCAGAGTCAGGAGTTTATAATCACGGATATCAGGTAGTTCATTTAGGGTATGGAATTGATAAGAATGTTCAAATACCGACGATTTTAGATAAGAAAGGAATTACAGTTTCTTTCTTAGGTAAGATAGCGGATATCATACAAACAACAAGCACAAGACTTTTCCCTGGTGTCGACTCTGAATATTTGTTTGATTGTTTAATGGGAGAAGTTAAGAGCATTGAAAATGGTTTTATTGCATTAAATATTCAAGAAACCGATTTGGCTGGTCATGCTGAAGATGTGGAGAGATATGCAGATCGGTTAGAAGTGAGCGATAAACGCATTGCTGAATTACTTCCTCAGTTAAATGTCGGAGATATTTTAATTGTGATGGCGGATCACGGGAATGATCCAACAATTGGGCATAGTAATCATACGAGAGAAAGAGTCCCTCTTCTGATATACAGTCCTGGTATTACAGGGAAATATGTTGGAGAACGTGATACTATGGCTGATGTTGCTGCTACTGTTGGAGAATACTTTAATGTGGATTCTCCGCAGCATGGACATTCCTTCTTAAATAGAATTTTTGAAAAATAG
- a CDS encoding alanine racemase, whose protein sequence is MFLDLVNRRNRSLVDFAVKLHQDGEILPDTYVVDLDAVIQNAKYMSEIANKENVELYYMLKQIGRNPFIARALAENTDIKKAVVVDYKEALRMMEEGLSLGNVGHLVQIPDALLEKIISYGTDYITVYSLEKVQQIIRVANRLKKHQKFLLKVIEKGDNIYDGQYGGFHLSDLNEVIAIVEASEWVEIGGLTSFPCFLFDGKENIIPTNNMKTVEKAKEILEKEGIQSILNMPSATCSVTIPEIRKLGGHQGEPGHALTGTTPLHAVLDLPEIPALVYVSEISHNLDGRSYFYGGGYYRRGHFENVEVVNGDNVVFDTVLPLKDESIDYYIETKNEHPVGATVIGSFRTQIFVTRSDLAIVSGLQSGKPHLVGIYDSLGNKVRR, encoded by the coding sequence ATGTTTCTTGATCTTGTGAATAGAAGAAATCGATCTTTAGTCGATTTTGCAGTCAAGCTTCATCAAGATGGTGAAATCCTCCCAGATACTTATGTGGTTGATTTAGATGCGGTTATCCAAAACGCAAAATATATGTCTGAAATCGCAAATAAAGAAAATGTTGAGCTTTATTATATGCTTAAACAGATTGGAAGAAATCCATTTATAGCAAGGGCGCTTGCTGAAAATACAGATATAAAAAAGGCTGTTGTTGTTGACTATAAAGAAGCTTTGCGGATGATGGAAGAGGGATTGTCTTTAGGGAATGTGGGACATCTAGTACAAATTCCGGATGCCTTGTTGGAGAAAATCATTTCTTATGGAACAGATTACATTACGGTGTACTCACTTGAGAAAGTACAGCAGATTATTCGTGTTGCGAATCGATTAAAAAAACATCAGAAGTTTTTGTTGAAAGTTATTGAGAAAGGCGACAATATTTATGATGGCCAATACGGTGGCTTTCATCTGTCCGATTTAAATGAGGTTATTGCTATTGTTGAGGCGTCTGAATGGGTAGAAATAGGTGGACTCACTTCGTTTCCTTGTTTTTTATTTGATGGTAAAGAAAATATTATTCCAACAAATAACATGAAAACAGTAGAAAAAGCAAAAGAAATTCTTGAAAAAGAAGGAATTCAATCAATCTTAAATATGCCATCTGCTACTTGCTCAGTGACAATACCAGAAATTCGAAAATTAGGAGGTCACCAAGGAGAACCGGGGCATGCTTTGACGGGAACCACTCCGCTTCATGCTGTTCTGGATTTGCCAGAAATTCCTGCCTTAGTGTATGTTAGCGAAATCTCTCATAATTTAGATGGCCGTTCATATTTTTATGGTGGAGGATATTATAGGCGAGGTCATTTTGAGAATGTGGAAGTTGTTAATGGAGATAATGTTGTTTTTGATACAGTTCTTCCTCTGAAAGATGAGAGTATTGATTATTATATTGAGACTAAAAATGAGCATCCAGTTGGAGCAACAGTGATTGGTTCTTTTAGAACACAGATTTTTGTTACTCGAAGTGATTTAGCTATTGTTTCAGGACTACAGAGTGGGAAACCACATTTAGTTGGAATCTATGATAGTTTGGGAAATAAAGTGAGAAGGTGA
- the yhfZ gene encoding GntR family transcriptional regulator YhfZ, giving the protein MVEKFLMKKGQVINAIASDFLKKSVGDKVPSISEYQEDLEVARGTVQNAISYLKSEGAFKLISKGHQGSFISEINYEILQSYALSETVLGTMTLPYSKLYEGLATGIYEEFRNNHIPLNLGYIRGSKERIKAVTSKFYRFAIVSKFAAKQAIHNREPLEVALDFGKNSYLSEHVVVFSSENTDKTIESKKVAIDYNSIDQYLLTEEVVKGKNVQLVEMPGFQILTALRKGIVDVGVWNLDELMDKDYSDLSYSKIKHNQWIDDMTSAVVVVHKDDDSLMAFFNQSVAADKIIEIQEKVKNNEMIPQY; this is encoded by the coding sequence ATGGTAGAAAAGTTTTTAATGAAAAAAGGTCAAGTAATCAATGCTATTGCATCTGATTTCTTAAAGAAATCGGTAGGAGATAAGGTGCCTAGTATTTCTGAATATCAAGAAGATTTAGAAGTAGCTCGTGGGACCGTTCAAAATGCGATTTCTTATTTAAAAAGTGAGGGGGCCTTTAAATTAATCAGCAAAGGACACCAAGGTTCGTTTATTTCAGAAATTAATTATGAAATATTACAATCTTATGCATTGTCAGAAACGGTTCTTGGGACTATGACGTTGCCATACTCTAAACTCTATGAAGGTTTAGCAACCGGAATTTACGAAGAATTCCGCAATAACCATATTCCATTGAATTTAGGTTATATTCGTGGGTCTAAAGAAAGAATTAAAGCAGTTACGAGTAAGTTTTATCGTTTTGCAATTGTTTCTAAATTTGCTGCTAAACAAGCTATTCATAATCGCGAACCGTTAGAAGTAGCACTAGACTTCGGTAAAAATAGTTATTTAAGTGAGCACGTTGTTGTCTTTTCTAGTGAAAATACTGATAAGACTATTGAAAGTAAGAAGGTAGCTATTGATTATAATTCAATCGACCAATATCTACTAACTGAAGAAGTTGTAAAAGGTAAAAATGTTCAATTAGTTGAAATGCCTGGATTTCAAATTCTAACAGCGCTAAGAAAGGGAATTGTAGACGTTGGTGTTTGGAATTTAGATGAATTAATGGATAAAGATTATTCCGATTTAAGCTATTCGAAAATAAAACACAATCAGTGGATTGATGATATGACATCTGCAGTTGTTGTAGTTCATAAAGATGATGATTCGCTTATGGCGTTCTTTAATCAAAGTGTAGCTGCAGATAAAATAATTGAGATTCAAGAAAAAGTGAAAAATAATGAGATGATTCCTCAATATTAA
- a CDS encoding aminotransferase class V-fold PLP-dependent enzyme: MKSYPLKSLTIAEAQEMQFRLVDEITKVFPGNEILTRGDLGVVKGLNQPVYTRKVEKVIANFFDADEALLVRGSGTNAIRLALHAGVNRKKKILIHNAPIYPTTNVSFEMLGIAYEKVDFNDLNALKDIIKSKEITSALVQVTRQLPSDSYETETVIKTIKELRPDIFVITDDNYSVFKTEKIGVQYGADISCFSTFKLLGPEGIGCLVGNSESLQSLKKENYSGGGQVQGHEALDVLKGMIYVPVSQAISAKVGEEVCESLNQGTLDMVKEASIVNAQSRVLIVELKEPIAEAVIEEATKLGALPYPVGAESQYEFCPLFYRVSGTFRNADPTAEKRLIRINPNRSGAKTIIRILKESIEKVKE, translated from the coding sequence ATGAAAAGTTATCCTTTAAAAAGTTTAACAATCGCAGAAGCGCAAGAAATGCAATTCAGGTTAGTAGATGAGATTACTAAAGTCTTTCCTGGAAATGAAATTTTAACTAGGGGAGATTTAGGAGTAGTTAAAGGTCTGAATCAACCTGTGTATACAAGAAAGGTCGAAAAAGTTATAGCAAACTTTTTTGACGCCGACGAAGCGCTGTTAGTTAGAGGGTCAGGAACAAATGCTATAAGACTGGCGTTACATGCGGGTGTTAACCGTAAAAAGAAAATATTAATTCATAATGCACCTATTTATCCAACAACGAATGTGAGTTTTGAGATGTTAGGTATCGCATATGAAAAAGTGGACTTTAATGATTTAAATGCTCTGAAAGATATCATTAAAAGTAAAGAAATAACGTCAGCTCTGGTTCAAGTTACGAGACAACTTCCATCTGATTCATATGAAACAGAAACAGTTATTAAAACAATTAAAGAGTTGCGCCCTGATATATTTGTGATTACAGATGATAACTACTCTGTTTTTAAAACAGAAAAGATTGGGGTTCAATATGGAGCGGATATTTCTTGTTTTTCAACATTTAAGCTCTTAGGTCCAGAAGGAATAGGTTGTTTAGTAGGAAATTCCGAATCGCTACAAAGCTTGAAAAAAGAAAACTATTCTGGTGGAGGACAAGTGCAGGGACATGAAGCTCTAGATGTTTTAAAAGGGATGATATATGTTCCGGTTTCTCAAGCTATTTCCGCTAAAGTTGGCGAGGAAGTATGTGAATCGCTAAATCAGGGGACCTTAGATATGGTTAAAGAAGCCTCTATTGTGAATGCACAATCGAGAGTTTTGATTGTAGAATTAAAAGAACCGATTGCTGAAGCGGTGATTGAGGAAGCGACGAAGTTAGGTGCGTTGCCGTATCCTGTAGGAGCTGAATCTCAATATGAGTTTTGCCCTTTGTTTTATAGAGTTTCCGGCACTTTTAGAAATGCGGATCCAACAGCAGAAAAGCGTTTGATCCGAATTAATCCGAATCGCTCTGGGGCTAAAACTATTATAAGAATATTGAAAGAATCTATAGAAAAAGTGAAAGAATAA
- a CDS encoding phosphotriesterase, which yields MTFIDGITYMHEHTTIDLSRLKNIDDTNLNCFDETVEEFKKLYAEGVRNIVDVTNLDMRRNPLYVQKVAELSKINIIQATGFYQDKFLPDFVTDASVEELADLMRREILEGIDGTNIKAQIIGEIGTSKNMMTDREKKVFLASSIVHKELGIPITTHTTLGTYGHEQVAFFKKENVDLDRVIIGHVDLTGDVNYILKMLDEGVYVEFDTVGKENYQPDLLRVEMLKEIEKRGYEDKVFLSMDITRKSNLEYQGGIGYSYLLDCFVPMLREGGVSDKFIRKMLVENPKRFLVRSKR from the coding sequence ATGACGTTCATAGATGGAATTACTTATATGCACGAGCATACGACCATTGATTTATCTAGATTAAAAAATATTGATGATACTAATTTAAATTGCTTTGATGAAACAGTAGAAGAATTTAAAAAATTATATGCTGAAGGGGTTCGTAACATCGTAGATGTTACGAATCTTGATATGAGAAGAAATCCTTTATATGTTCAAAAGGTTGCTGAGCTTAGTAAAATTAATATCATTCAAGCGACAGGCTTTTATCAAGATAAATTTTTACCGGATTTTGTAACAGATGCTAGTGTTGAAGAGTTAGCTGATTTAATGCGAAGAGAGATTCTTGAAGGGATTGACGGTACAAATATAAAAGCGCAAATTATCGGTGAAATAGGAACTAGTAAAAACATGATGACTGATAGAGAGAAAAAGGTTTTTCTTGCTTCGTCAATTGTTCATAAAGAGTTGGGAATTCCGATTACCACTCATACAACTCTAGGAACATATGGTCATGAACAAGTTGCCTTCTTTAAAAAAGAAAATGTAGATTTAGATAGAGTCATTATTGGACATGTCGATTTAACGGGCGATGTAAATTATATTCTTAAGATGCTAGATGAAGGTGTCTATGTAGAGTTTGATACTGTTGGTAAAGAGAATTACCAACCGGACTTATTGCGAGTAGAAATGCTAAAAGAAATTGAGAAAAGAGGCTATGAAGATAAGGTATTCTTATCTATGGATATTACGCGGAAGTCAAACCTAGAATATCAAGGTGGAATAGGTTATTCTTATCTATTAGATTGTTTTGTTCCAATGTTACGAGAGGGAGGAGTCTCAGACAAATTCATCCGTAAAATGTTAGTGGAAAATCCTAAGCGATTTTTGGTAAGGAGTAAAAGATGA
- a CDS encoding YhfT family protein, which produces MDKTLELIVIALLGALCSILANKGIAVFNDGLRPILPEYLEKKIGKKELAATSFALSFGLVIGFGIPVSIGASIILVHSILLMTDIIGSWAPEGKIGMVVSGVVGALYGVGLVLGLQAVVDLFNMLPVNFMPALSSVGSPIIVGFSIFPAIAIASQHGFKKAAITLLATLLALFTVKQFGTIKLEATTIKLSAEGMSLLVGMIFMIVFAMQVKGDGSNSNETLVSVFLERVNRIKKNWLWLSLTGGLVSASTSLMILAGDPISLKLLTEGKISEAALAAFARGIGFIPLVFSTAIVTGVYSPAGATFVFVVGMLLNGNPLVAFIAGAALMFVEVQLLALVAKGLDKFPGIREMGEHIRTAMNKVLEVALLVGGAIASEKIAPGIGYFWVIGLLLLNRKAKSPIVELAIGPVAAISLGIIVNILYMVGLFTPVAG; this is translated from the coding sequence ATGGATAAAACTTTAGAATTAATAGTTATTGCGTTGCTAGGCGCATTGTGTTCGATTCTAGCGAATAAAGGAATCGCTGTTTTTAATGATGGGTTAAGACCAATTCTTCCAGAATATTTAGAAAAGAAGATTGGTAAAAAGGAATTAGCAGCAACAAGTTTTGCGTTGAGTTTTGGATTGGTTATCGGATTTGGTATTCCAGTATCGATTGGGGCTTCCATTATTTTAGTGCATAGTATTTTATTGATGACAGATATTATCGGTTCTTGGGCTCCAGAAGGAAAAATCGGGATGGTTGTATCAGGAGTAGTTGGAGCACTCTATGGTGTGGGACTTGTGTTAGGTTTACAAGCTGTAGTTGATTTGTTCAATATGCTACCTGTGAACTTTATGCCTGCACTATCTTCTGTAGGATCGCCTATTATCGTAGGGTTTAGTATTTTCCCTGCAATTGCGATTGCAAGCCAACATGGATTTAAAAAAGCAGCAATCACTCTATTAGCGACTTTATTAGCATTGTTTACAGTCAAACAATTTGGAACGATTAAATTAGAAGCGACTACCATTAAACTAAGTGCAGAAGGAATGTCTTTACTTGTAGGTATGATTTTCATGATTGTATTTGCAATGCAAGTAAAAGGAGATGGAAGTAATTCGAATGAGACTTTAGTGAGTGTATTCTTAGAACGTGTAAATAGAATTAAGAAAAATTGGCTTTGGTTATCACTTACAGGAGGTCTTGTATCTGCTTCTACTAGTTTAATGATTCTTGCTGGGGATCCAATTTCATTAAAATTATTAACTGAAGGAAAAATTAGTGAAGCTGCTTTAGCTGCTTTTGCTCGAGGTATTGGATTTATTCCGTTAGTCTTCTCAACAGCAATTGTAACAGGGGTTTATAGCCCAGCTGGAGCGACGTTTGTATTTGTAGTGGGGATGTTACTAAATGGTAATCCGTTAGTTGCATTTATTGCCGGTGCGGCATTGATGTTTGTTGAAGTTCAATTGTTAGCATTAGTGGCTAAAGGATTGGATAAATTCCCTGGAATTCGTGAAATGGGCGAACACATTCGTACAGCAATGAATAAAGTCTTAGAAGTGGCTTTATTAGTTGGTGGTGCTATTGCATCTGAAAAAATCGCACCTGGGATTGGATACTTCTGGGTTATCGGCTTGCTTCTTCTAAATAGAAAGGCTAAAAGTCCTATCGTTGAACTAGCTATCGGACCAGTTGCAGCAATCAGTTTAGGAATTATTGTTAATATTCTTTACATGGTTGGATTATTCACACCAGTTGCTGGATAG
- a CDS encoding DUF2620 domain-containing protein: MKKIVVGGQIDKEEVKALVLQYGLPEDSVEVKSDLDAAMAIKSGTADYYIGACNTGGGGALAMALALLGRDNCVTVSMPGKIMPEEEIRENVRSGKKAFGFTAQHKNDVIPIIMEELNKI, from the coding sequence ATGAAAAAAATTGTAGTTGGTGGTCAAATTGATAAAGAGGAAGTAAAAGCTTTAGTACTTCAGTATGGTTTGCCAGAAGATAGCGTGGAAGTGAAGAGTGATTTGGATGCTGCGATGGCTATTAAATCTGGGACAGCTGATTATTATATTGGAGCTTGCAACACTGGCGGGGGAGGAGCTTTGGCGATGGCGCTAGCTCTTTTAGGAAGAGATAATTGTGTGACAGTTTCGATGCCTGGAAAAATAATGCCAGAAGAAGAAATTAGGGAAAATGTTCGAAGTGGAAAGAAAGCATTTGGATTTACAGCGCAACATAAAAATGATGTTATCCCAATTATCATGGAAGAACTAAATAAAATTTAA
- a CDS encoding serine hydrolase domain-containing protein, whose amino-acid sequence MMLKNFKKQVLMISSVVCALGLVGCSNKAVPQSSETTVVAENKENNESSKALEKAIDAVAFSYVKSQLAETNPKATPGAQIVVLKDGKIVFKKSYGTIQAFDFSKNPAEKIENPSAVTDDTLFDLASVTKISATTQVFMHLVYEGKVKLDDKVTKYLPEFGKNGKEDVTIGQLLSHTSGLPQWKAIYLYSNNRQDTLKYIEDQKLEFKPGEYKYSDLGYMTLAFIAEKITGEAFDKYVAKTIYEPLEMKNTMFNPTKNGVGKSKIAVTSYGNPFEKMMIDEVNFPKFGYDMTADKEAFEKFNGWRNYELQGEVNDGNAFMANEGYAGHAGLFSTATDLSTLYQVLVDKGKRGDTVLYDEKTVELFLQDVFKTKSGSIQSYGYLKNAGWMQSLAEDAIGHNGFTGTYVTISPKNKIVVIVLTNKMNNGQQKSGNYSNTHDFASAVNYAVHNEFLSEK is encoded by the coding sequence ATGATGTTAAAAAATTTTAAGAAGCAAGTGTTAATGATTAGCTCTGTAGTATGTGCATTAGGATTAGTAGGATGTTCAAATAAAGCAGTTCCTCAAAGTTCTGAAACAACAGTTGTGGCTGAGAATAAAGAAAACAATGAGTCGTCAAAAGCTCTTGAAAAAGCAATTGATGCAGTTGCTTTTTCTTATGTGAAAAGCCAATTAGCAGAAACAAACCCTAAAGCTACTCCTGGAGCGCAAATTGTTGTTTTAAAAGATGGAAAAATAGTTTTTAAAAAGAGCTATGGAACGATTCAAGCATTTGATTTTTCGAAGAATCCTGCTGAAAAGATTGAAAATCCTTCTGCAGTTACTGATGATACGCTCTTTGATTTAGCCTCAGTTACAAAAATTAGTGCGACAACTCAAGTTTTTATGCATTTAGTATATGAAGGAAAAGTGAAGCTAGATGATAAGGTAACGAAATATTTACCTGAATTTGGAAAGAATGGAAAAGAAGATGTAACAATTGGTCAATTACTCAGTCATACATCCGGTCTTCCACAATGGAAAGCAATTTATTTATATTCAAACAATCGACAAGATACATTGAAATACATTGAAGATCAAAAGTTAGAATTTAAACCTGGAGAGTATAAGTACAGTGATTTAGGCTATATGACTTTAGCGTTTATTGCAGAAAAAATTACAGGAGAAGCATTTGACAAATATGTTGCTAAAACGATTTATGAACCGCTTGAAATGAAAAATACGATGTTTAACCCAACTAAAAATGGTGTTGGTAAATCAAAAATTGCGGTAACTTCATACGGAAATCCTTTTGAAAAGATGATGATCGATGAGGTAAATTTCCCTAAATTTGGATATGACATGACAGCAGATAAAGAAGCGTTCGAAAAGTTCAATGGATGGCGTAATTACGAGCTCCAAGGTGAAGTGAATGATGGGAATGCTTTTATGGCAAATGAAGGATATGCTGGTCACGCAGGGTTGTTTTCTACTGCTACTGATTTATCAACCTTATATCAAGTTTTAGTAGATAAAGGAAAACGAGGAGATACGGTTCTATATGACGAAAAAACCGTGGAACTATTCTTACAAGACGTGTTTAAAACAAAATCAGGTTCAATTCAATCTTATGGATATTTAAAGAATGCTGGGTGGATGCAATCTTTGGCGGAAGATGCGATTGGACACAATGGATTTACGGGCACTTATGTAACAATTTCTCCAAAAAATAAGATAGTAGTAATTGTTCTGACCAATAAAATGAATAATGGACAACAAAAATCTGGAAATTATAGTAACACACACGATTTTGCTAGCGCAGTCAATTATGCAGTCCATAATGAATTTTTAAGTGAAAAATAG